The Thunnus thynnus chromosome 13, fThuThy2.1, whole genome shotgun sequence genome segment CATGATATTATACTGGTTTAAAGGCTAGTGGTGATGGGCATGGGTTGGAAGATAAATGACAGATTTCAGAAACCATCCTCAGTTTGGTCTTTATTAAATGCAGCACATTTTGAACACACTTTAGTAGTTAAAGATTCTCTGTTTGGTCTACTCTTTGCTGGGGTTAATATTCCTTTGTTTacctgtgagtgtttgtttgctttcgTTTGTTATTTACCATCTTCTTCTGTCTCTACATTTGGGTTTTATCACTCAGGTTCCAACATgcaccacagcagcagcagctcttcaATGACGGCAGAGGAAACAACCCGAGGTGTTGCTGTGGAGAAAATAGAAACAGTGAAGAAGTGGGGTCTCAACACTTACAAGGTACATGAGGTTATGTAATGCTGACTAACAAGTAAAACTGCCAATAGATTATCATTATATGATAAAGAGCTacttgatgattttattttagtgCCTTAAAATTGTTTGCTAACGTCCTCGTGTGTCTTCCTTCATTGTTTTAGTGTACAAAGCAAATGATCTCGGAGCGTTTCGGTCGGGGTTCCAGGACTGTGGACCTGGAGCTGGAGGCCCAGATCGAGGTGCTGAGAGACACAAAACGGAAATATGAGAATGTGCTGCGATTGGCCAGAGCGCTGACCAACCACTTCTACAACATGGTGCAGACGCAGCATGCGCTGGGTGACACCTTTGCTGATCTCAGTCAGAAATCCCCAGAGCTACGGGTGAGGCCTTAAAATCTATCCATGTAGCTTTAGGTTAGATTTAtgctgacattttaaaagaattaaTACCATCCACATTCTGTTGTGTGCATTAACGATTTCTTCGCCCTTTATAGGATGAGTTTGGCTACAATGCAGAGACTCAGAAGTTGCTGTGTAAGAATGGAGAGACTCTACTTGGTGCCATTAACTTCTTTGTGTCCAGCATCAACACACTGGTCAACAAGACCATGGAGGACACCCTGATGACGATCAAGATGTATGAGAATGCCAGGTAAAGACAGTATATTAATGAATCTTTTCATCTAAGAGACTGAATAAACCCTTTTTTACAGCAGGATTAGCAAAGTGATACACCAAAAATAAGCACAGAAATATTGATGTTGTCATTGTGCACACTATAGTTTCATTAAATTGATTTATAGTGTGCACACATAGGGTCCAGGCAGCGTTGGTGTGCTTTGTATTTCCCAAAAAGATGATATTAGTCCTGAAATGTAAGACAAATAATCGTTTCCATCTGTATAAGCTAAAATGAGTATTTAATGCAAccaccttttttattattatgtttagaAATCATTATCCTGTCTGGATCTTTGAAGTATAACCTCATATATTccctcccctccttttttttgtaTAGATTGGAGTTTGACGCGTACAGGTCAGACCTGGAGGAACTTAGTTTGGGTCCGAGAGACGCCGTAGCCATGGCCCGCATAGATGCTGCTCAGCAACAGTACCAAGTCCATAAGGACAAGTACGAACGGCTCCGCTCAGACGTCACCATTAAACTCAAGTTCTTGGAGGAGAATAAGGTTAGTTGGCAGGGAAGGGCTGCATCATCAGCAGCCTTGTAAGTGGGGGGAAAACAATATATACATCCAGGTTGACTCGATGTGTTCACATTTCTTTGTGATAGTACGCATAAACAAAACTCTAAGCTGCCCCgtctctctttgtctcacaCAGGTGAAGGTGATGCATaagcagctcctcctcttccataaTGCCATCTCGGCATACTTTGCTGGcaaccagcagcagctggagcagACGCTGAAGCAGTTCAACATAAAGTTGAGGCCTCCAGGGGCCGACAAGCCCTCCTGGTTAGAGGAGCAGTGAGAGTGCCTGCTGGACCTCCTGCAGTCCTCTTTTTCGACCACCTCCACCTGTTACCTGTTGAAACCCCCAACTTACAGAGGACCACTACAGAGGGAAACGTATAGATCACAGGGTGGAAGAAGAGATAAGATGAGCGTGTGACTGTATGATTGAACAGATGAATTGCAGGGTATTATTGATAAATGGGCCAAATGCAGAAGGAAAACAAGTGGCCAGTTTCATGAACAGTCAGGGGGCTTTTAGTGCCTCTCCTACCAACTCCCTTTTTTTCACTCTAATCCTATTTGTGCTTTGTTCCCAGAGAAACTgttcatctctccctcctctctttctcctatTTGACTTGACCCCCTTGTATCTCAACACTGTTTTGCTGTGTGAGCTTGTGTTAGTCATGTTTATGGCCATTATTGTACTCCTCAAGTGCTCCCAGTGCTCTGAGTTCAACTTCAACCCAACACCATCTTAGTAACAGAGACAGATGAGAACAGGCAAAATGGTAGAAAACcattataacacacacagatgtaacCAAACACTACATCAAAACTCTTCCAGACCTTATCCCTCTCCTTGTGTGCCTCCTTATATATGAGCTAATGTACTAAATGAACACGTGGCCTGGAGGAATAAAGATAAGTTCTGAAAAAGATTTCAAACTCTACATATGAAGGGGATTTGTATGGTACACTGGAAAGGAATGTCCAGACATTTCAAAtcaatgtacatttaaaattaaGTACTGTTTCACTTTTGAAATACATTATGTAATTGTTTTgtagtttataaaaaaaacacaagtgttgtgttttagtttagttttccTTAATTTGTCATCTCTTTATTTCCCTATTATATCAGTTGTAGTCAGCTGTATGTCCTGTGCTTCACAGCTATGGACAAGATACTGTTTGGGCCATGTGTGCTGGTGTTTTAGACTGCAAATACTGCAGTGCTTAGTCTGTATTTGTCAGAAATGCAACTTGAAAATTCTTTTGACTTCAGCTGGTATATGCAGTGATCATTTAACAAGCAATGCCACAGCTTCCCAAAGTTATACTGGTTTGGGTCTTTTactaattgtattttatttaccCAAAGAGAATTGAAAGAGGTGTTTGTTGGATTATGACCTCACTGTGTCCTGTTGAGTGACAGTTGACCAACAGTACCAGTCAAGAGTTGGGATACACCTCCACgtaagtgtgtccaaacttttaactggtactgtatgtaggaTGTGTATACCAGTCAGTCATGATCTGACAAACTCGAATGGATTCATTCCattatttaactgttttaatgactgtatttaaaagaaattatcttctttttttttcttgttttttggtaGAAGGACAGATGTCACAGTGATGCATTGTTGAAGTATGTTTTTGACATTAAGACCATCTAGGATCATTTATTTCAGTCCCTACTAAAGCAGAATATATTTGCGAATGTTTACCTTTCTTCACACTGAAGATTAGCTATCTAACACGACTAATTCTTATATTTCAACATAAAATTTAGTAGGTGTGGTTTGGAGTTACACTAATGattcatcatttgtttttaatctcctttttaacagaaacattgtCTGGGTGTAATGATAGGAAACAATCACCAATTGTTGACAATTAAGACAAGGTATTATCATAAGACATAGGCATGGTACTAcatatgtaatgttttttttttttttttttttttttaatgcatcaCTGTATTTATTATGTTCATCTTATGTGTTGGAATCAGCATATTGTACACTGAAACTAACGGTTTGTGCAAGTTACCAAGTTCATGAGTATGGCATTAATGGCATTTTGCAGATGACAACAGTACACACTATCAAGAAATTATGCCTCAGGCGAACCAAATCTGTAATTGATACACTCCAAATATGTCAATCGATTGAAAGTGTTTTCGTGTAATGATTGTCATGTTTTACCATGTTGCATTTAACTCATGAGAGTCTCTAGTAACACAAGGGAGAGCTCTGTGACATCTCCATCAGTTAAATGTGTTAGTCCTCCAGCTTCTTGTCTCCTCTGTATTTGCATGGCAGGCAGCGATCCAAAGTATAGGTGCAGATATGTGTGAATGCACCGATGCTCTACTCCCGGCCTTCTGTGCGCCAGCTCATGTGGACTTGCATAACGCCGTGCTTACTGTTGTTAATTTCAATCTCGAAACTGGCTGAAGCAGAATCCAAACTTTGGGTTTACATTCAATGCTGCACTCTTAAGGGGCAATTATGTTAGGAAGTGGATTTGATTTGAGTGACTCAGTTAAGACCTCGGCCTCACTTGCGGCTAAAAATTGCAATCTCTCTGGTAAGCTCCTGGTCTGTTTGACCGCCACACAGCAATATTAACAAAATGTGACCCCTCTTCCAAACCTGCCCCTTTCAAATTCCTTACCCCAACACCAAAATGAATGGCAAtaggatttttcttttttgctctgTAGTCGTAAAACCTCCTGTAAATTGGAAAGGTGTGACAAGCATTTAAAGTCACTCTGACTCGCAGTCTTTCGATTGTTGCCAAGAGAGAACCAAGATTTATAAAtagatattttatttgtgtacaatCAATGTTTTCTAGGCTGAGCTggtgtgttgtactgtatgaatGATTGCACATAATGGTATTTAAGATGATAAATGAAGTCGTGTCATGGATTGATGTGATTCTCTGCCTTCATTCCTCACTCAGACCTGAAAACTCGCACCCCACCCCAAGGGAGCAAAATTAAAAACTACACATTTTCAAATGCCTTGGCTGCGTTTTCCTGTTTGCTCCTTTGTTTCATTTGTATTGCACTGTAGCTGAGAGTGTTGCACATAGAGAAGTAACCATCTGGATTCAGTCAAATAAAACCTTAATCTTGTGAT includes the following:
- the arfip2b gene encoding arfaptin-2b isoform X3, whose amino-acid sequence is MTDSIMSKAATMEIPINSNGDTGTLAEDDSLEQDLQQVMVSGPNLNETSIVSGGYGGTAEGIIPTSSIKGSNMHHSSSSSSMTAEETTRGVAVEKIETVKKWGLNTYKCTKQMISERFGRGSRTVDLELEAQIEVLRDTKRKYENVLRLARALTNHFYNMVQTQHALGDTFADLSQKSPELRDEFGYNAETQKLLCKNGETLLGAINFFVSSINTLVNKTMEDTLMTIKMYENARLEFDAYRSDLEELSLGPRDAVAMARIDAAQQQYQVHKDKYERLRSDVTIKLKFLEENKVKVMHKQLLLFHNAISAYFAGNQQQLEQTLKQFNIKLRPPGADKPSWLEEQ
- the arfip2b gene encoding arfaptin-2b isoform X4 is translated as MVSGPNLNETSIVSGGYGGTAEGIIPTSSIKGSNMHHSSSSSSMTAEETTRGVAVEKIETVKKWGLNTYKCTKQMISERFGRGSRTVDLELEAQIEVLRDTKRKYENVLRLARALTNHFYNMVQTQHALGDTFADLSQKSPELRDEFGYNAETQKLLCKNGETLLGAINFFVSSINTLVNKTMEDTLMTIKMYENARLEFDAYRSDLEELSLGPRDAVAMARIDAAQQQYQVHKDKYERLRSDVTIKLKFLEENKVKVMHKQLLLFHNAISAYFAGNQQQLEQTLKQFNIKLRPPGADKPSWLEEQ
- the arfip2b gene encoding arfaptin-2b isoform X2, translating into MTDSIMSKAATMEIPINSNGDTGTLAEDDSLEQAAKLQWSLDEKDLQQVMVSGPNLNETSIVSGGYGGTAEGIIPTSSIKGSNMHHSSSSSSMTAEETTRGVAVEKIETVKKWGLNTYKCTKQMISERFGRGSRTVDLELEAQIEVLRDTKRKYENVLRLARALTNHFYNMVQTQHALGDTFADLSQKSPELRDEFGYNAETQKLLCKNGETLLGAINFFVSSINTLVNKTMEDTLMTIKMYENARLEFDAYRSDLEELSLGPRDAVAMARIDAAQQQYQVHKDKYERLRSDVTIKLKFLEENKVKVMHKQLLLFHNAISAYFAGNQQQLEQTLKQFNIKLRPPGADKPSWLEEQ
- the arfip2b gene encoding arfaptin-2b isoform X1 — its product is MTDSIMSKAATMEIPINSNGDTGTLAEDDSLEQAAKLQWSLDEKVGSSRGTRDLQQVMVSGPNLNETSIVSGGYGGTAEGIIPTSSIKGSNMHHSSSSSSMTAEETTRGVAVEKIETVKKWGLNTYKCTKQMISERFGRGSRTVDLELEAQIEVLRDTKRKYENVLRLARALTNHFYNMVQTQHALGDTFADLSQKSPELRDEFGYNAETQKLLCKNGETLLGAINFFVSSINTLVNKTMEDTLMTIKMYENARLEFDAYRSDLEELSLGPRDAVAMARIDAAQQQYQVHKDKYERLRSDVTIKLKFLEENKVKVMHKQLLLFHNAISAYFAGNQQQLEQTLKQFNIKLRPPGADKPSWLEEQ